In one window of Candidatus Deferrimicrobiaceae bacterium DNA:
- a CDS encoding SOS response-associated peptidase, translating into MCGRFALFDSEYALEQQFEATIGFPMAPRYNIAPSQPVLVLRRGLAGVREFTHLDWGLVPYWTKDPLHANRPINARAESIAEKPSFRGPFRHHRCLIPSSGFFEWKKQGNGKRPYFVRPKGGGLFGLAAIWDGWMGADGSEIESFAILTTGANALMAPIHDRMPVIIPSADYALWLDTTAAVSAELVALMAPFPAEAMESYPVSTLVNSPAAEGEECVRRQDPVVGSLF; encoded by the coding sequence ATGTGCGGACGATTCGCGCTCTTCGATTCCGAATACGCCCTGGAACAACAGTTCGAGGCGACCATCGGCTTTCCGATGGCGCCGCGCTACAACATCGCTCCGTCCCAGCCCGTGCTCGTCTTGCGCCGGGGGCTTGCCGGGGTCCGGGAGTTCACCCATCTCGATTGGGGGCTCGTCCCCTACTGGACGAAGGACCCGCTGCACGCCAACCGTCCGATCAACGCGCGCGCCGAGAGCATCGCCGAGAAGCCGTCGTTCCGCGGCCCCTTCCGTCACCACCGCTGCCTGATCCCGTCCAGCGGCTTCTTCGAGTGGAAAAAGCAAGGCAACGGGAAGCGGCCGTATTTCGTGCGTCCCAAGGGCGGCGGGCTGTTCGGGCTGGCCGCGATCTGGGACGGATGGATGGGGGCGGACGGCAGCGAGATCGAATCGTTCGCGATCCTCACGACAGGCGCGAACGCCTTGATGGCGCCCATCCATGACCGGATGCCCGTGATCATCCCTTCCGCCGATTATGCCCTCTGGCTCGACACGACCGCCGCCGTTTCCGCGGAGCTGGTCGCGCTGATGGCGCCGTTCCCCGCCGAAGCGATGGAGTCTTATCCCGTCTCGACGCTCGTAAACAGTCCGGCGGCCGAGGGCGAGGAGTGCGTCCGGCGGCAGGATCCCGTGGTGGGAAGCCTGTTCTGA